The Urbifossiella limnaea genome has a window encoding:
- the floA gene encoding flotillin-like protein FloA (flotillin-like protein involved in membrane lipid rafts) yields the protein MIVVGMIAALLFLVFLFVFFSFIRLWIQALLTRADISIFNLIGMKLRNVDYGMIVRQKIALVQAGVKVTTEDLESHFLARGNVPKTATAVIAAHKAGLDLPWRTAAAIDLAGRDVLEAVRTSVNPKVIDCPDPAKGKQFLDAVCKNGIQLLAKARVTVRTKLDRLVGGATEETIIARVGQGIVKAIGSAHDHKEVLANPGLISEEVLNSGLDAQTAFEIVSIDIANLEPGENIGAKLAGDQAASDLRVAQAEAEKRRAAAVAREQEMRALVEENRAKVVEAEAQVPQAISEAFRNGHMGVMDFYNMKNVMSDTTMRNNIATMTGGSDSGTNRN from the coding sequence ATGATCGTCGTCGGCATGATCGCCGCGCTGCTGTTCCTGGTCTTCCTGTTCGTGTTCTTCAGCTTCATCCGCCTGTGGATCCAGGCGCTGCTGACCCGCGCCGACATCAGCATCTTCAACCTCATCGGCATGAAGCTGCGGAACGTCGACTACGGCATGATCGTCCGCCAGAAGATCGCCCTGGTGCAGGCCGGCGTGAAGGTCACCACCGAAGACCTGGAGAGCCACTTCCTCGCCCGCGGCAACGTGCCCAAGACCGCCACGGCCGTGATCGCCGCGCACAAGGCCGGGCTCGACCTGCCGTGGCGGACCGCCGCCGCCATCGACCTCGCCGGCCGCGACGTGCTCGAGGCCGTCCGCACGTCGGTCAACCCGAAGGTCATCGACTGCCCCGACCCGGCGAAGGGGAAGCAGTTCCTCGACGCCGTGTGCAAGAACGGCATTCAGCTGCTGGCGAAGGCCCGGGTGACGGTGCGGACGAAGCTCGACCGGCTGGTCGGCGGGGCGACCGAGGAGACGATCATCGCCCGCGTCGGGCAGGGGATCGTGAAGGCCATCGGGTCGGCGCACGACCACAAGGAGGTGCTCGCCAACCCCGGGCTCATCTCCGAGGAGGTGCTCAACTCCGGGCTCGACGCGCAGACGGCGTTCGAGATCGTGTCGATCGACATCGCCAACCTGGAGCCGGGCGAGAACATCGGGGCGAAGCTGGCCGGCGACCAGGCCGCGTCCGACCTGCGGGTGGCGCAGGCCGAGGCCGAGAAGCGCCGCGCCGCCGCCGTGGCCCGCGAGCAGGAGATGCGAGCCCTGGTGGAGGAGAACCGGGCCAAGGTGGTGGAGGCCGAGGCCCAGGTGCCGCAGGCGATTTCGGAGGCGTTCCGCAACGGGCACATGGGCGTGATGGACTTCTACAACATGAAGAACGTCATGTCCGACACGACGATGCGGAACAACATCGCCACCATGACCGGCGGTAGCGACAGCGGCACGAACCGCAACTGA
- a CDS encoding NfeD family protein, with translation MDYLTVALLLVLVGVVLLGAEILLPTGGLLVVGALLCFAVAVGTILYYGTALEATVAMAGLAVGLPAAGFVAVAAWRRLSIGRALDADGGDRAVDVPQLMKLDELRGRVGRTATPMRPSGAVVFDGQRVDALTEGMMLDAGVWVRCVEAKAGRVVVRQIDPPGDLSDVNPDAPARKSDFDLNLD, from the coding sequence ATGGACTACCTCACCGTCGCCCTGCTGCTGGTCCTGGTCGGCGTCGTGCTCCTCGGCGCGGAAATCCTCCTGCCGACCGGCGGGCTCCTCGTCGTCGGCGCGTTGTTGTGCTTCGCCGTCGCGGTCGGTACGATCCTCTACTACGGGACCGCGCTGGAGGCGACCGTGGCCATGGCCGGCCTCGCCGTCGGGCTGCCGGCCGCGGGCTTCGTCGCCGTCGCGGCGTGGCGGCGGCTGTCGATCGGCCGGGCCCTCGACGCCGACGGCGGCGACCGGGCCGTGGACGTGCCGCAGTTGATGAAGCTGGACGAGCTCCGCGGCCGGGTCGGCCGGACGGCCACGCCGATGCGGCCGAGCGGGGCGGTGGTGTTCGACGGCCAGCGGGTGGACGCCCTCACCGAGGGCATGATGCTGGACGCCGGCGTGTGGGTGCGGTGCGTCGAGGCCAAGGCCGGCCGCGTGGTGGTGCGGCAGATCGACCCGCCGGGCGACCTGAGCGACGTGAACCCGGACGCGCCCGCGCGGAAGTCGGACTTCGACCTCAACCTGGACTGA
- a CDS encoding NfeD family protein, with protein sequence MTRSDRLPLLAALAAAAGGLFSPPARSQNAADVRTTEGMIVAVPSPITSEGVQRIKNQVEARVNNPARPVKTVVFEFTPGGKEAANTSFGACYELMQVIDRFKAGTTTVAFVTGKATGHTALPVLACRELVMARGATLGPVAADGVAAPGPAELAAYDAITKDRKLPAAVVRKFFDKDVRLVRAQAKPGVEPGGVQYVDANNKAEMARVVGGGEAVEFAPDGQVAAYSADQARQLGLAAGVLDTRADVAEAYNLPPGVVVETTLDRAPDAYKFTLTGDIDGGTREAVGRIVRDVKRKKGNVLFLTIAATGGDLSAARGLADDLRDAAQGEDGVLVVGFIPDGAPDAAAFVALGCGDIVMSRRVDATDPGTEPGEATLGDFGGSIKGNKAGTLEAHRKSLRDLAEKRNVPPVLIDGLFDRDLEIVQVQNAAKRSQRRLMSRAEADAEKDKWVVTRTVKPAGQYLKLTASLAEELGVARFTVDGRDPAAVYGLYGVSPDKVKDVSAHWVDKFAEFLRNPAVTVILIIVGFTGLILELKVPGLTVPGIVAALCFILVFWSQSRFSGEMFVLALLLFLLGLALLGLEIFVLPGFGAPGVVGILCMLAGLGLLTFEKVPDTADQWGMLGYRMVTYFGGVMGSVALAFVIARFLPNVPYANRMVLMAPGDGPNTAALPGVAEAAALMGAIGTANTPLRPAGVVRFADRFVDVVSDGGFIGAGARVQVVAVEGTRIVVKEV encoded by the coding sequence ATGACCCGCTCGGACCGCCTGCCGCTGTTGGCCGCCCTCGCCGCGGCCGCCGGCGGGCTCTTCAGCCCCCCCGCCCGCTCCCAGAACGCCGCCGACGTCCGCACCACCGAGGGGATGATCGTCGCCGTGCCGAGCCCGATCACGTCCGAGGGCGTGCAGCGGATCAAGAACCAGGTCGAGGCGCGCGTCAACAACCCCGCCCGGCCGGTGAAGACGGTCGTGTTCGAGTTCACGCCCGGCGGCAAGGAGGCCGCCAACACCAGCTTCGGCGCCTGCTACGAGCTGATGCAGGTGATCGACCGGTTCAAGGCCGGCACCACCACCGTCGCGTTCGTCACCGGCAAGGCCACCGGCCACACCGCGCTGCCGGTCCTGGCCTGCCGCGAGCTCGTGATGGCCCGCGGCGCCACGCTCGGCCCCGTCGCCGCCGACGGCGTCGCGGCGCCGGGGCCGGCCGAGCTCGCGGCGTACGACGCCATCACGAAGGACCGCAAACTGCCGGCCGCGGTGGTGCGCAAGTTCTTCGACAAGGACGTGCGGCTGGTCCGCGCCCAGGCCAAGCCCGGCGTCGAGCCCGGCGGCGTGCAGTACGTGGACGCCAACAACAAGGCCGAGATGGCGCGGGTGGTCGGCGGCGGGGAGGCAGTCGAGTTCGCACCCGACGGGCAGGTCGCTGCCTACTCGGCCGACCAGGCGCGGCAGCTGGGCCTCGCCGCCGGCGTGCTCGACACCCGCGCCGACGTGGCCGAGGCGTACAACCTGCCGCCGGGCGTCGTCGTCGAGACGACCCTCGACCGCGCCCCGGACGCCTACAAGTTCACCCTCACCGGCGACATCGACGGCGGCACCCGCGAGGCCGTCGGCCGCATCGTCCGCGACGTGAAGCGGAAGAAGGGGAACGTCCTGTTCCTCACCATCGCCGCGACCGGCGGCGACCTGTCGGCGGCGCGCGGCCTCGCCGACGACCTCCGCGACGCGGCCCAGGGCGAGGACGGCGTGCTCGTCGTCGGCTTCATCCCGGACGGCGCCCCGGACGCGGCCGCGTTCGTGGCGCTCGGGTGCGGCGACATCGTGATGAGCCGGCGCGTCGACGCCACCGACCCCGGTACCGAGCCCGGCGAGGCGACGCTCGGCGACTTCGGCGGCAGCATCAAGGGGAACAAGGCCGGCACCCTGGAGGCGCACCGCAAGAGCCTCCGCGACCTGGCCGAGAAGCGGAACGTGCCGCCGGTCCTGATCGACGGCCTGTTCGACCGCGACCTGGAAATCGTGCAGGTGCAGAACGCCGCGAAGCGGTCGCAGCGGCGGCTGATGAGCCGGGCCGAGGCCGACGCCGAGAAGGACAAGTGGGTCGTCACCCGCACGGTGAAGCCGGCGGGCCAGTACCTGAAGCTGACGGCGTCGCTGGCCGAGGAGCTGGGCGTGGCGCGGTTCACCGTGGACGGCCGCGACCCGGCGGCGGTGTACGGCCTGTACGGCGTCTCGCCGGACAAGGTGAAGGACGTGTCGGCCCACTGGGTGGACAAGTTCGCCGAGTTCCTCCGCAACCCGGCCGTGACGGTCATCCTCATCATCGTCGGGTTCACCGGCCTGATCCTGGAGCTGAAGGTGCCGGGCCTCACGGTGCCGGGCATCGTGGCGGCGCTGTGCTTCATCCTGGTGTTCTGGTCGCAGTCGCGGTTCAGCGGCGAGATGTTCGTGCTCGCGCTGCTGCTGTTCCTCCTGGGGCTGGCGCTGCTGGGGCTGGAAATCTTCGTGCTGCCCGGGTTCGGGGCGCCCGGCGTCGTCGGCATCCTGTGCATGCTGGCGGGGCTGGGCCTGCTGACGTTCGAGAAGGTGCCGGACACCGCCGACCAGTGGGGGATGCTGGGGTACCGCATGGTGACGTACTTCGGCGGCGTGATGGGCTCGGTGGCGCTGGCGTTCGTGATCGCGCGGTTCCTGCCGAACGTGCCGTACGCCAACCGCATGGTGCTGATGGCGCCGGGCGACGGGCCGAACACGGCGGCGCTGCCGGGGGTCGCGGAGGCGGCGGCGCTGATGGGGGCGATCGGCACGGCCAACACGCCGCTGCGGCCGGCCGGCGTGGTGCGGTTCGCCGACCGGTTCGTGGACGTGGTGTCGGACGGCGGGTTCATCGGGGCCGGCGCGCGCGTCCAGGTCGTCGCCGTCGAGGGGACGCGGATCGTGGTGAAAGAGGTCTAG
- a CDS encoding beta-ketoacyl-[acyl-carrier-protein] synthase family protein has product MRRVVISGVGVVAPNGVGKDAFWQGCIDGHSGIGPIRSFDASNHPIRVAGEVHDFDPEPFIPHAFRKSVKVMGRAARFGIGAAGLAVRDSGLDIPNEDPAKLGVVMGAGLIPMDLGELAPLLARACQDEGFDPTKLPAAGGDPQMFPLWLLKYLPNMAAAHISMAFNCQGPNNTVVTACVAGTQAVGEGFRLVSRGDADVMLCGGADSRIDPLMLLAYTALGTLSKQGALPPEERSRPFDRLRDGFVIAEGAAVLVLEEYERAKARNAPIYAEVKGWGSTFDAYSVTKPDPDGRGGARAIAAALDEAKVDHRDVGYINAHGTSTKLNDAMETAAVKRVFGDRSREVQLSSIKSMIGHSIGASGAIEAAALAMSLHTQVYPPTINLKNPDPACDLDYIPNTAREGRVRYGLSTSFGFGGQNGALVMAAV; this is encoded by the coding sequence ATGCGTCGGGTGGTGATTTCCGGCGTCGGCGTCGTCGCCCCCAACGGGGTCGGCAAAGACGCCTTCTGGCAGGGCTGTATCGACGGGCACAGCGGCATCGGGCCGATCCGCTCGTTCGACGCCTCGAACCACCCCATCCGGGTGGCGGGGGAGGTCCACGACTTCGACCCCGAGCCGTTCATCCCGCACGCCTTCCGCAAGAGCGTGAAGGTGATGGGCCGCGCCGCCCGCTTCGGCATCGGCGCCGCCGGCCTCGCCGTGCGCGACAGCGGCCTCGACATCCCCAACGAAGACCCCGCCAAGCTCGGCGTCGTCATGGGCGCGGGCCTCATCCCGATGGACCTGGGCGAGCTCGCGCCGCTGCTGGCCCGCGCCTGCCAGGACGAGGGCTTCGACCCCACGAAACTCCCGGCCGCCGGCGGCGACCCGCAGATGTTCCCGCTGTGGCTGCTGAAGTACCTGCCGAACATGGCGGCGGCGCACATCTCGATGGCGTTCAACTGCCAGGGGCCGAACAACACCGTCGTCACCGCCTGCGTCGCCGGCACGCAGGCCGTGGGCGAGGGCTTCCGACTCGTGAGCCGCGGCGACGCCGACGTGATGCTGTGCGGCGGCGCCGACAGCCGCATCGACCCGCTGATGCTGCTGGCCTACACCGCGCTCGGCACGCTGAGCAAGCAGGGGGCGCTGCCGCCGGAAGAACGGAGCCGGCCGTTCGACCGCCTCCGCGACGGGTTCGTGATCGCCGAGGGCGCCGCGGTGCTGGTGCTGGAGGAGTACGAGCGGGCCAAGGCGCGGAACGCCCCGATCTACGCCGAGGTGAAGGGCTGGGGGAGCACCTTCGACGCCTACTCGGTGACGAAGCCCGACCCGGACGGCCGCGGCGGCGCGCGGGCCATCGCGGCGGCGCTGGACGAGGCGAAGGTGGACCACCGCGACGTGGGCTACATCAACGCCCACGGCACGAGCACGAAGCTGAACGACGCGATGGAGACGGCGGCGGTGAAGCGGGTGTTCGGCGACCGGTCGCGCGAGGTGCAGCTGTCGAGCATCAAGAGCATGATCGGCCACTCGATCGGCGCCAGCGGCGCGATCGAGGCGGCGGCGCTGGCGATGAGCCTGCACACGCAGGTGTACCCGCCGACGATCAACCTGAAGAACCCCGACCCGGCGTGCGACCTGGACTACATCCCGAACACGGCCCGCGAGGGCCGGGTGCGCTACGGGCTGAGCACGAGCTTCGGGTTCGGCGGCCAGAACGGCGCGCTGGTGATGGCGGCGGTGTGA
- a CDS encoding M28 family peptidase produces the protein MMLASSANRRPRLADAAVAAALAAVSPDRLRGLVDLLSFPRPYSDRRANTRARDLLLQYLRTLGYTPSLHGRFDNVVASAGGDGPALLLGAHYDSVAGTPGADDNASAVAACLECARLLTDHDIGPVRIVLFNREEDGLLGSTEYVADLPAGAVGEAHVFEMVGFCTTAPNSQRMPPGLPGFLAPDVGDFLGLLANRHSNAVAEELVRLAATYLPDLPVLALKMYLGVETRVDHLHRSDHAPFWRAGLPALMWTDTSEFRNPHYHRATDTPDTLDYDFLANVTRLALARTLTRGG, from the coding sequence ATGATGCTCGCCAGCTCCGCGAACCGTCGCCCACGCCTCGCCGACGCCGCCGTCGCCGCCGCGCTCGCGGCCGTGTCCCCGGACCGCCTCCGCGGCCTCGTCGATCTGCTGTCGTTCCCGCGGCCCTACTCCGACCGCCGCGCCAACACCCGTGCCCGCGATCTGCTCCTCCAATACCTCCGCACCCTCGGCTACACCCCATCCCTGCACGGTCGGTTCGACAACGTCGTCGCGTCGGCCGGCGGCGACGGCCCGGCTCTGCTGCTGGGGGCGCACTACGACTCCGTCGCCGGCACGCCCGGCGCCGACGACAACGCCTCCGCCGTCGCCGCGTGCCTGGAGTGCGCCCGGCTGCTGACGGACCACGACATCGGGCCGGTGCGGATCGTGCTGTTCAACCGCGAGGAGGACGGCCTGCTCGGCAGCACCGAGTACGTGGCCGACCTGCCGGCGGGCGCGGTGGGCGAGGCGCACGTGTTCGAGATGGTGGGCTTCTGCACGACGGCGCCGAACAGCCAGCGGATGCCGCCGGGCCTGCCGGGGTTCCTGGCACCGGACGTGGGCGACTTCCTCGGCCTGCTCGCCAACCGCCACTCGAACGCGGTGGCGGAGGAGCTGGTGCGGCTGGCCGCGACGTACCTGCCGGACCTGCCGGTGCTGGCACTGAAGATGTACCTCGGCGTCGAGACGCGGGTGGATCACCTCCACCGGAGCGACCACGCGCCGTTCTGGCGGGCCGGCCTGCCGGCGCTGATGTGGACGGACACGAGCGAGTTCCGCAACCCCCACTACCACCGCGCGACGGACACGCCCGACACGCTCGACTACGACTTCCTGGCGAACGTGACGCGGCTGGCGCTGGCCCGGACGCTGACACGCGGCGGGTGA
- a CDS encoding alpha/beta hydrolase family protein — translation MRHVLPLLALVAAAPAARADYLDFVRAQAATLRAADRPPDSAAEWDGRAKQLRADLTAAWGGFPAEKCPLDPQDHGELQRDGYTVKKVSIQTRPGVRMPANLYLPAGGGKRAAILMVHGHWKGAKQDPVVQARCIGAAKLGFVVLVVDAFGAGERAVGTALGEYHGDTTAATLLPVGLPLSGLQVYENMRAVDYLQSLPQVDGTKIGITGASGGGNQTMYAGAMDERFKAVVPVCSVGNYQAYLGAACCLCEVVPGALRFTEEGAVLGLVAPRALMVVSATKDAPQFSVDAARRSLAFARPVFDVFRKGASVRHAVFDSGHDYSKAMREEMYGWMALHLRGEGDGTPIPEPAHKTEDPEALRCWPGDTRPKDFVTIPRFAAAEAKKLLAAHDPGDGKVNWRAWADARRKTLVEKTLGGFPKGGPVVNAATAADTHTFASEPAARVHTDFDLRTPPNPKATRLVVEVVLDGLKARGPGGPVFERELRTKDTIYAVLAPRGTGDDAPRNDRVGRSPDHNSAEWGLWVGRPLLGQWAYDVRRLLDVAEQGGKLPPEVVVVGEGPAGLVALAAAAADPRITKVAAVGTLASFVTDVPYQNQRLGTFAPGILRDVGDVAHLAALSAPRRVVIGGGVGPTGAPLPTEQVRARYEATRPIWAGHGAADALRVVDADPATVAEALR, via the coding sequence ATGCGCCACGTCCTGCCCCTCCTCGCTCTCGTCGCCGCGGCCCCCGCCGCGCGCGCCGACTACCTCGACTTCGTCCGCGCGCAAGCGGCGACCCTCCGCGCCGCCGACCGGCCGCCCGACAGCGCCGCCGAGTGGGACGGCCGCGCGAAGCAGCTCCGCGCCGACCTCACGGCCGCGTGGGGGGGCTTCCCCGCGGAGAAGTGCCCGCTCGACCCGCAGGACCACGGCGAGTTGCAGCGCGACGGCTACACGGTGAAGAAGGTCAGCATCCAGACGCGGCCCGGGGTGCGGATGCCGGCGAACCTGTACCTCCCGGCCGGCGGCGGCAAGCGCGCCGCGATCCTGATGGTGCACGGCCACTGGAAGGGGGCGAAGCAGGACCCCGTGGTGCAGGCGCGGTGCATCGGCGCGGCGAAGCTCGGGTTCGTGGTGCTGGTCGTGGACGCCTTCGGCGCCGGCGAGCGCGCGGTGGGCACGGCGCTCGGCGAGTACCACGGCGACACCACCGCCGCGACGCTGCTGCCGGTCGGCCTGCCGCTGTCGGGGTTGCAGGTGTACGAGAACATGCGCGCCGTCGATTACCTGCAATCGCTCCCGCAGGTGGACGGCACGAAAATCGGCATCACCGGCGCCAGCGGCGGCGGCAACCAGACGATGTACGCCGGCGCGATGGACGAGCGGTTCAAGGCCGTGGTGCCGGTGTGTTCCGTCGGCAACTACCAGGCGTACCTCGGCGCCGCGTGCTGCCTGTGCGAGGTGGTGCCGGGGGCGCTGCGGTTCACCGAGGAGGGCGCCGTGCTGGGGCTGGTCGCCCCGCGGGCGCTGATGGTGGTGAGCGCCACGAAGGACGCCCCGCAGTTCTCGGTGGACGCGGCCCGGCGGTCGCTGGCGTTCGCCCGGCCGGTGTTCGACGTGTTCCGCAAGGGCGCGTCGGTCCGCCACGCGGTGTTCGACTCGGGTCACGACTACAGCAAGGCGATGCGCGAGGAGATGTACGGCTGGATGGCGCTGCACCTCCGCGGCGAGGGCGACGGCACGCCGATCCCGGAGCCGGCGCACAAGACCGAAGACCCCGAGGCGCTGCGCTGCTGGCCCGGCGACACCCGCCCGAAGGACTTCGTGACGATCCCGCGCTTCGCCGCCGCCGAGGCGAAGAAGCTGCTCGCGGCGCACGACCCGGGGGACGGGAAGGTGAACTGGCGGGCGTGGGCCGACGCCCGCCGCAAGACGCTGGTCGAGAAGACGCTCGGCGGCTTCCCGAAGGGCGGGCCGGTTGTGAACGCCGCGACGGCGGCCGACACGCACACGTTCGCGTCGGAGCCGGCCGCCCGGGTTCACACCGATTTCGACCTGCGGACGCCTCCGAACCCGAAGGCGACCCGCCTCGTCGTCGAGGTGGTACTCGACGGGCTGAAGGCCCGCGGGCCAGGCGGCCCCGTCTTCGAGCGGGAGCTGCGCACGAAGGATACGATTTACGCCGTGCTTGCCCCCCGCGGCACTGGCGACGACGCCCCGCGGAACGACCGCGTCGGCCGATCCCCGGACCACAACTCGGCCGAGTGGGGGTTGTGGGTCGGCCGACCGCTGCTCGGGCAGTGGGCCTACGACGTGAGGCGCCTCCTCGACGTGGCCGAACAGGGCGGCAAGCTGCCGCCCGAGGTGGTGGTGGTCGGCGAAGGCCCGGCCGGGCTCGTGGCGCTCGCCGCGGCCGCGGCCGACCCACGCATCACGAAGGTCGCCGCCGTCGGCACGCTGGCGAGCTTCGTGACCGACGTGCCGTACCAGAACCAGCGGCTCGGCACGTTCGCCCCCGGCATCCTCCGCGACGTCGGCGACGTGGCGCACCTGGCGGCGCTGTCGGCCCCGCGGCGCGTCGTGATCGGCGGCGGCGTCGGGCCGACCGGCGCGCCGCTGCCGACGGAGCAGGTGCGGGCGCGGTACGAGGCGACGCGCCCCATCTGGGCGGGCCACGGCGCCGCCGACGCGCTGCGCGTCGTGGACGCGGACCCGGCGACGGTCGCCGAAGCGCTGCGGTGA
- a CDS encoding DUF6513 domain-containing protein — protein sequence MPPRLLFVTGKLAEPALRRTLADLAPRAGFEPHVAVLNITVAALMTTAWVARRLAVPEGTERVILPGYCRGDLADFAALGVPVERGPKELRDLPEFFGKAAGPPPGYGAFDTQILAEINHAPQKGLAAVLAEARHYRDSGADVIDLGCDPGATWAGVGDSVRALRAEGFRVSIDSFDPVEVEAALAAGAELVLSVNGTNLEHARRWHEHFPGVEVVATPDTPADFDSLERTAAQLSAWGVKHRLDPILEPIGFGFAASLGRYLEARRRFPAAEVMMGVGNLTELTDADTAGVNVLLAGFCQEAGIRSVLTTEVIPWARSAVKEFDLARRLVYHAVREKVLPKRLEPGLVMLRDPKVYEQGEAALAELAARVTDKNYRVFAERGEIHVLNGSVYLRGSDPFDVFEKLLAADPALDAAHAFYLGYEFAKAVTALTLGKGYTQDQALRWGFLTVAEKSRH from the coding sequence ATGCCCCCGCGGCTCCTGTTCGTCACCGGCAAGTTGGCCGAGCCGGCGCTGCGCCGCACGCTCGCCGACCTCGCCCCCCGCGCCGGGTTCGAGCCGCACGTCGCCGTCCTCAACATCACCGTCGCCGCGCTCATGACGACCGCCTGGGTCGCCCGCCGCCTCGCCGTGCCGGAGGGGACGGAGCGCGTGATCCTCCCCGGCTACTGCCGCGGCGACCTGGCCGACTTCGCGGCGCTGGGCGTCCCCGTCGAGCGCGGCCCGAAGGAGCTGCGCGACCTGCCCGAGTTCTTCGGCAAGGCGGCCGGCCCGCCGCCCGGCTACGGCGCGTTCGACACGCAGATTCTCGCCGAGATCAACCACGCGCCGCAGAAAGGGCTCGCCGCCGTGCTCGCGGAGGCGCGCCACTACCGGGACAGCGGCGCCGACGTGATCGACCTCGGCTGCGACCCCGGCGCCACCTGGGCCGGCGTCGGCGACTCCGTTCGCGCCTTGCGCGCCGAGGGCTTCCGCGTCTCGATCGACAGCTTCGACCCGGTCGAAGTCGAAGCCGCGCTCGCGGCCGGGGCCGAGCTGGTGCTGAGCGTCAACGGCACGAACCTGGAGCACGCCCGCCGCTGGCACGAGCACTTCCCCGGCGTCGAGGTCGTGGCGACGCCCGACACGCCGGCCGACTTCGACAGCCTGGAACGCACGGCGGCGCAGCTGTCCGCGTGGGGCGTGAAGCACCGGCTCGACCCGATCCTCGAGCCGATCGGCTTCGGGTTCGCGGCGTCGCTCGGCCGCTACCTGGAGGCCCGGCGCCGCTTCCCGGCCGCCGAGGTCATGATGGGCGTCGGCAACCTCACCGAGCTGACCGACGCCGACACCGCCGGCGTGAACGTGCTGCTGGCCGGCTTCTGTCAGGAGGCGGGCATCCGCAGCGTGCTGACGACGGAGGTGATTCCCTGGGCACGCTCCGCGGTGAAGGAGTTCGACCTGGCGCGGCGGCTGGTCTATCACGCGGTGCGCGAGAAGGTGCTGCCGAAGCGGCTGGAGCCGGGGCTGGTGATGCTGCGCGACCCGAAGGTGTACGAGCAGGGCGAGGCGGCGCTGGCCGAGCTGGCGGCGCGCGTCACCGACAAGAACTACCGCGTGTTCGCCGAGCGCGGCGAGATTCACGTCCTGAACGGCAGCGTGTACCTGCGCGGCTCCGACCCGTTCGACGTGTTCGAGAAGCTGCTCGCGGCCGACCCCGCGCTCGACGCGGCGCACGCCTTCTACCTCGGCTACGAGTTCGCGAAGGCGGTGACGGCGCTGACGCTCGGCAAGGGCTACACCCAGGACCAGGCGCTGCGCTGGGGCTTCCTCACGGTGGCGGAGAAGAGCCGGCATTAA
- a CDS encoding NAD(P)-dependent oxidoreductase, translating to MTEPPLVLVTEDSDAAPLAWLKQNARVVEAAPDTPEFDAALPHALGLVVRTYTRVNAAMLARAPQLKVVGRGGVGLENIDVPACRARGVEVVYTPDANTLAVGDFVVGYMLQLLRPWAFFRDKAYTPAEFKRVRNEQRGVQLNELTLGVLGMGRVGRRVGHVVANGFGMRVIYHDLLDVRPHLTFPAEAVDPPTLFREADVLTLHTDMRPGNEHLVGAPQLALMKPTAILINASRGEVLDAAALAAALRAKKLAGAAVDVFDPEPPPADFPLLGMDNVLLTPHMAARTYTAVENMSWVVRDVLGVIAGRPPQFPAP from the coding sequence ATGACCGAACCGCCGCTCGTGCTCGTCACCGAGGACTCCGACGCCGCCCCGCTCGCGTGGCTGAAGCAAAACGCCCGCGTCGTCGAAGCCGCCCCCGACACCCCCGAATTCGACGCCGCCCTGCCCCACGCCCTCGGCCTGGTGGTGCGCACCTACACCCGCGTGAACGCGGCGATGCTGGCCCGCGCGCCGCAGCTCAAGGTCGTCGGCCGCGGCGGCGTCGGGCTCGAAAACATCGACGTGCCGGCCTGCCGCGCCCGCGGCGTCGAGGTCGTCTACACCCCGGACGCCAACACCCTCGCCGTCGGCGACTTCGTCGTCGGGTACATGCTGCAACTGCTGCGGCCGTGGGCGTTCTTCCGCGACAAGGCGTACACCCCGGCCGAGTTCAAGCGGGTGCGGAACGAGCAGCGCGGCGTGCAGCTGAACGAGCTGACGCTCGGCGTCCTCGGCATGGGCCGCGTCGGCCGGCGCGTCGGGCACGTCGTGGCGAACGGGTTCGGGATGCGCGTGATCTACCACGACCTGCTCGACGTGCGGCCGCACCTCACCTTCCCCGCCGAGGCCGTGGACCCGCCGACGCTGTTCCGCGAGGCCGACGTGCTGACGCTGCACACCGACATGCGGCCGGGCAACGAGCACCTCGTGGGCGCGCCGCAGCTGGCGCTGATGAAGCCGACGGCGATCCTCATCAACGCCAGCCGCGGCGAGGTGCTCGACGCCGCGGCGCTGGCGGCGGCACTGCGCGCGAAGAAGCTCGCCGGCGCCGCCGTCGACGTGTTCGACCCGGAGCCGCCGCCGGCCGACTTCCCGCTGTTGGGGATGGACAACGTGCTGCTGACCCCGCACATGGCGGCGCGGACGTACACGGCGGTGGAGAACATGAGCTGGGTGGTGCGCGACGTGCTCGGCGTGATCGCGGGCCGGCCGCCGCAGTTCCCCGCGCCGTGA
- a CDS encoding type II toxin-antitoxin system RelE/ParE family toxin encodes MTPVVFLPDAQDDIDTVYAGYEARLVGLGGRFLRAVSRTVALIEVNPHLYGEVAPGIRAALTRRFPLVVYYRADPAGVVVIAVRHGRDDPAAWQGRV; translated from the coding sequence ATGACGCCGGTCGTCTTCCTTCCCGATGCCCAGGACGACATCGACACCGTCTACGCCGGGTACGAAGCCCGGTTAGTCGGCCTGGGCGGTCGCTTCCTCCGGGCGGTGAGTCGGACCGTCGCCTTGATCGAAGTGAACCCCCACCTGTATGGCGAGGTCGCGCCCGGCATCCGGGCCGCGCTAACGCGGCGGTTCCCGCTCGTCGTCTACTACCGGGCGGACCCGGCCGGCGTGGTCGTGATTGCCGTCCGCCACGGCCGCGACGACCCGGCGGCCTGGCAGGGCCGAGTCTGA